The following nucleotide sequence is from Leopardus geoffroyi isolate Oge1 chromosome A1, O.geoffroyi_Oge1_pat1.0, whole genome shotgun sequence.
TGAATTTGGGTGCAGGTAAACAAGTGCTCCTTTCTGAGGAAAGACTTCGTACAGATGACCTGGTTTGGCATTTAGTGGAACTGTACTATGTTAAAAACAATGTCTCTCTGGTTATTGACAAACATTATGAGACAACGGGCCATATCACCGGTGAGGTGCACAATTTGCACTTTCAACACGGAATCTACATAGCAGGCCACGGTGGACTTGATGTCCCTTACCTGAATGGAGAGCTCCCCAATTTCCGCGGATGTATGGAGGATGTGCTATTTAACCAGGAGGAGATCCTGGCATCCCTTAGATCTTACCCTGGCTTTAAGAAGGTTTATGAAGTGTCACTAGGATGCAGTGACGAATTTTTTGCAGGAGAGGATGAAGCCATCAATTTCTTTAGCTCCAGATCCTACGTCACCTTCCCAGAATGGAAGGTGCCAGGGGAAGGGCTATTGGAATTTGCTTTACAGACTGGAACTCAACAAGCCTTACTTTTATTTCAGTCAGGTAGAGAAGGAAATTTCGTTGCTTTGGAAATAGTTAACGGTCTATTGAGGGCTCATGTAGGATGGAGCAAAAGCAACACCCAGCTCTCTTCGTTGAGCTTAGTTAGTGACAACAAGTGGCACGTTATTCAACTGAAGTTCACTGGAAGTTATCTGGCCCTGATGGTGGATGAGCAAGGGGTAAGGACATTGCTGCCTTTGCAAAGCAAGCCATTTGTATCTGAAGGCCCCCTCTTTGTGGGAGGTCTTAATGCCCGTAAGGGAGAAGAAGTTAAGAAGTTAGGATTTGCCTCTGTGCCTAAGAAATCTGCTCGAGGAGTTTCTTTCAAAGGATGCTTAAGAGGCTTGGAAGCCAACGCAGAAAAGAGAGCATTGAAGGATGCCCTTGTTTCCAAAGATATAGCTGCTGGGTGTAAAACGAGGAGTAGTGATAATGAAAATCCTTTCATAACGACAATGGAAAACCTGCTTCAGTCAGAAGTTCCCCTTTCCACCACCGTCGTTGAGGCAGGCAAGCCTTTTTTTCAAGATGCGAGTAGCTATTTCTTGAGTCTGAGTAACTTGGAGATCCAAGAAGGTGGGCGAGCCTTACTGGAACAAAGGCATATGAAAGTGGATGTGGAATCTGAAGATTTGGGTATCCATCATtctcaaattctatttaaaatagagGAAATGCCCCTTCACGGGTTCCTTCAATTAGATGTTTCCCCTGTTCAGGAAATGGAGAAAGCTTTCACGATGTCAGATTTGAGGCAAGGGAAAGTTTGGTATGTCCATGATGGTTCAGAAGAACCTAGggattttttcacattttcagtttcttccaaCAGCAAGCAGAAAATGCCATTTTATCTGCAAGGCCGTGTTCCATATGTGTTCAACATTACTGTCATTCCAGTAAATGACCCCCCACACCTTAAGCTCCCCGAAGGAAATTTGCTTCTCTTGTTTGAGAATTCTAAGAAACGACTGACTCCAAATATAATACACGTGTCAGACCCTGACACAGATTCCTTGAGTCTTAGTTTCTCCATTCTTGGCAACTTCAATTCAGATGCTGGGTTTTTAGAAAACACCAATGATCCTGGGAAAGCGATTAATGGTTTTACACACGGGGATTTAAGAGATGGCAACATTTTCTACGTGCACAGAGGTCCTCGGAACTCCCGGATGCTTCTGAGAGCAAGTGATGGAGAGCTGGTTAGCAATACAGTAGTGTTACGGGTCATGGCTGTTCCTTGGGGCTTTGAAGTGGCCATTAGAACCGGTGTCGTTGTCCAGCAGGGTGGCACAGTTCTGATTACACAGAGTAACTTGTCGGTGGAGGTTAATGGTGAACCCCACGAGATGGAGACCCGCTATGCTATCACTCAGCCACCCCAATTTGGCCAGATTCAGCGGCAGGGGTCAAGTGGCGAATGGAAACAAGTTAGTACCTTTTCTCAGCATTCCATTGATCGGGGTCAGGTCCGGTACCATAGTACATTTCGAGAATTACAGCTAGGAAATGTTACAGAtcactttaaatttaaagttaacatAGAAGGAAAAGTCAGCGAGGAGCTAATGTTTCCGATTACCGTACGGTGGCTAAAGTTTACACTTCTCAAAAATGTTCCTCTTAAGGTCAGTAAGATAAACAGACAAGTATTGAATTCTGATCATTTGCAGGCTGTGACAGAGGGTGTGGACGTAGCTCAGAAGGAACTGCATTTTAAGTTGCTGACCCCACCTAAGAAAGGAAAATTGCTACTTGGCAATAAAGTGCTAAAAACAAACTCAGTCTTCAGCCAACAAAACATTACAGACTCTAAGATAAGTTACGAGCCACaggagaggcccagggaagacaCACAAGATACCTTTAGGTTCTTGATTGTTGTGAAGCACATAGCATCAAAAGATTATACTTTCAGAATAAACTTCGAAGCAGATAAGACACGCGTTACTGTGACTAACAGAGGATTATTTgtaaaagaaggagaagggaaattaattacaaaatcaGAATTATTTGCTCAAACACTGGACAATCAGACCTTCCAATATAAAATCACCCAGAGTCCTCAACACGGGAAACTGAAACTGATTAACTTATCAGATCCTTTGAGAAGTCATGACCATATCACCGCATTCACTGATCAAGACCTAGTGGGCGAGCGACTGATGTATGTCCACGATGATTCTGAGACCCAGTGTGATGAATTCCTCCTTGTGGCCTCTGCCATAGCACCAGGCCAAGACGGAGTGGTCAGGGATCTTGACACAGAGCATTTATCTACAGAAATCAAAGTTACCATTTCTGTAGGGTTAAAGAACGATGAGAAGCCAGTGCGCGTGGTAGATAGGGTCTTTCATGTTGTGAGAAATGGCCAGCGCCTGCTGACCCTGGCAGATCTCTGTTACCATGACCCCGACTCAGATTTTGATGATGGGCAGTTGCTCTATACCCGGCGGGGCATCCCAAATGGGGACTTGGTGACAGCCAGTGACCTCTCTCAGAAACTATACCAGTTCAGGCAACATGACCTTCAGGAAGGGCGAGTGCTCTTTAGGCATCGGGGTGCAGACTCTGCTCGCTTTGTGCTGTTCGTGACGGATGGTGTCCATTACACGTCCTTCCTTCTAGAAGTCAGTGCCTCAGACCCTTATGTCCAGATAGCCAACAACACGGGGTTGCTTGTACAGAGAGGACAGGGCATTAGCCTCACAGCAGCTAACCTCAGTGTCACCACGAACCAAGATATCAGAACGGACCACGAGATCGAATTCCACATGGTACAGCCCCCGAAGCATGGCAGAGTGCTGGTCAACCACTCAGTGTCCCGCTCGTTTTCCCTGCACGACGTGAAGCAAGGCCATGTGTTTTATAGGCATGACGGCAGAGGCAATTCTGATATGTTCAACCTGACAGTGAGAGTTAAAGAGGTGTATGTACACGTAGGCATCTATGTGCGCGTGTACTCTGAAAGCCACCAACATGGCACCCAAATTCTGCTCCAGACCCTTGTTGTTGAAGAAGGAAAACCAGTAAAACTGAGTAGAGGAAGACTGCAGGTAGGTAGTCGCCCTGGCgagcattctgtctctccatgAGTAATCTGTTTGCTTCTAAGAGctatttttgtgttaatttccCTCCTGGTAttcagaatgactttttttttttctaaatgtaaatgcCATTGAAAAGAAAGGCTGGAAGGTTTCAGGATTTTGACACTACTGAGTTTCCTATAGTTGGAAATGGAATATAAGGAATCCTAAGTCTTATGTTAAAGCTTAGTGCACACCAGCACACACactatgtgtgtatgtttggtGTAGGATGCACTGGGAATGAGGAGGTGATGTGTGTATTAGAGTAAATTAAGAGATCTTTAcgtttttcatttcttatagaAACACTGCCAACATTTCATTTCATCTGAATTACATTCATAATGGGATGAAGCAGGGTATAAAAACTTAGGGCAACTTAAACGTAAAAAGGATTCCTCAAACAGCAGAGGATGCTATATTACACAGTTAATTTCCTTCATGTGGTCTCATTTGGTTTCCTGAAATTGATGGATAAAATTGGCCTAGACTTGTGGAATGTCTGGGGTGAGACCTCACACCAGAAGGTTTCCTGGGGCTCCACCTTAGAAGCTTCCAGCAGGCAAAGCCCCACTGATCACACTTAGGAGATCATGTTCTTTTTAGGGTAATCCTGTATAGGGTGTGTAAACTGTGATTTGTGACAACTGGCCACAAATACAGGCTATTCTGAATCTACCCTCAGGACTGCAAAGGAGTTTACTTGTTTGTGAAATGCAGCCAATAACATCAAGAAGAAATGAACACAAATCAGAAGCAATTTACTAAATGAGTTTGACTATCGGAATATGGGGGTCACCagctttcctcatttcttttttaggatCTTGGAGAGTATGTGTTTCACCACCAGGGGGCATCTGTAGTTTAGTGACTATAAATCAGTTACAATGACTGAGATGGATTTTGCTGAATCAATAAATTCAATGTATATTGAAAACGCTGAGCCAGttaaagtgggaaagaaaagtaaactttcCTCTAAAGTCTTGAAATTTTAGTGATTCAGCTTCTGCTTCTTCaaccatttttattccttctccttataccattttatttctttttacctcaACATTCTGAGTCCTGGGTATCTTCCTGCTGAGAATGATGCCTTGTTAATGCATTAGTAGATTTTCAAGTGTTGTTGACCATTACATTTCTTTGCAACCACGGCTAAATGCAAATATTGACATGGTCACCAGAACCAGACCCAGGCTTACACTGTGTATTAACCCTGATTGTAACTTAAGCCATTTGTAGACATtaatagaaaacaatttggctCATCAAAGGGTCTTGACTCTTATGagtattgtgtttttctttttgtgtctgtgtgttatGTATAAAAATTCAAGGCTGTGCATGAAGATAATATTCCTGCAGAGGCAATGTTCATCGTCAGAATTCCGCCGATGCATGGATACCTCCGAAAATCTTTACCTGAAGAAGGCAGCTTGGGTGCAGATGAAAAGTCCCCTCTGATTTTTACACAACAGGATATTGATGATGGCAATATCCAGTATGTACAGATAGCTCCTGAGCAGCAACAGGACCATTTTTTACTGGATGTGGTGAGTGGTGTCCAAGCTGTGAATGGAATTGAAATTTTGGTGGATATCGTCCCTAAGCGGATTCCTCTGGAGGTACAAAATTTCACAGTCCAGGAAGGTGGTTCCAAAGCACTTCTGGAAGACTATCTCAAAATTCCAAGCAAATATTTTGAGGGAGTTGACTGTGAATTTGTTCTGCTCAAACCACCACAACACGGTTATGttgaaaattctaattttccaAGAATAAAGCTAATGAAGTTTACCAGGAAACAGGTAATAAATCTCAGTTAATACATTTGGGTATATGGGATAAGAGGAAAAAATTGCTATTTGTTATTTAGATTAATGGACTCTCAGGAGTGATGAAACTTGAAAGAGGGTCCAGCTTAACCTCCTAACAGATGCTAGAAGCCTCTTCCATGGTAACCCTATAAAGAGGTCATCCAgccattatttaaatatattcagcAATGGAGAACTCACTTCTTCTTGCAGTGGACACTTCCAGTTTAAAAACACGTCAAATGTTAGAAAGTTCTTTATGCTGAACTGAAGACTGCCActtagacacttctccaaggtcCTGGCTCTGATAGCTCACAGAACAAATCAAGACCTCCTTTTGTAaaagctctttaaatatttgaaaggaaaagttATCAAGTTCCCTTGGGTTTTATCTTCTTTGGCTTAAACATCTCTAAGTTCTCCCACTTTGCTCCTGTGTCATGGGCTTCTAGCCCCTGCATCATCCTGGCTGCCTAACGCTAGAGGACCTCCACACTCACTGCCCCACTCAACGTGTCACCCTAGATATTTAACCTAGACATGCTTTAGTCCCTAGTGGATTTACTCCTTTATTCGTTCCATTATTCAATCAACAGATGCTGATAGAGTGCTTACTTGGTACCATGCCCTATGTGAGCATAGTGCTATCAATGGCTCCATGGTCCAGTCCCCACAATACAATACAAGCTGGGTACAACTTCCAATCTAGTGTTCAGTGTAAAATAACCAATTAACTCTGGGCTGCTATCAGGTTTCTTTGCTTTGGGCTAGGATGGTATTATTGTGAGATTTGGCTTTCTTatcatgaataaaagaatgatttCCATTACTTTCTAAGTATTGAAAAGTATCTTACCACCATTTCCTGTATAAGATCCTAGGAATACGCACTCTTCAGGTTAGAGACCTTTAACAACCACCTGGCATCTCTGGGTATCTTTGTCTAGTTAGCTGTAAACCCATGTGGGCTGCCTTATTTTGCTTCTCAGGATTTCATCTTATCAACGGACTTGAATAGATTTATTAAACTCTTATTCTGTTTAAGTTGCTATGCAAGGTTGCCATGATAAGGAGCCATATTGCTTGCTCTCAGGAgatgctgtgtgtgtggggggggaggggatgaggcATACAAGCTTTAATATGAGGTACCCCCTTTTGATGCCTCACAGAGCATTCTTCAGTGGTGCTAAGGAAGTTCAGAGTTGTTACATCTGACTCTAATTGAAGAGGATAGGGAAGACTTCACAGAAGGAATAACGTTTAAGCAAGActtgaggaaagagagaaagatcagGGAGATAgcagaggagaaaacatttttaaaaagcagcatgaACAAAGGCAACAGCCTAGCCAAGGACATGGAGGTATTAAAGTGAACTGGTTCTGGGGGCTGCGGAACACCCCGCAAGACTTGTGGATGGGCTTAGGAGCGGCAGAGAGAACTGGAGCCAGACTGGGGGAGAGTCTTGAATTACATGTTGAGAGGGTTAGACTGAACCAGGAGGCATTAGGGGGCcatggggagaaacagagaatcctgAGGACTGAAAACAACCTTGGAAATCAGTGCTTCTCTACTGGGGGCCCAGGGAAACTGATCCTTTAATGCCTCCCTGCAGACATCTCTTCCTCATGGCTTCCGTCTCAATGGCTGAACAAACCCTCCAAGATGACCACTTGCTCTGGTGCAAGTTGAATCTACTGTTGTTCACCTTGTGTGCTCTAGGTGAGGGAGAGAGCACTGAATTGTGGTCCTGTCTTGGCCAATTCATTATTAATTACACTTTGTAAGAAGCGTGTCTTTAGAATGGTTAGTTGAAATCTGTAGGTCAAGTCTGTGTGTTCCCTGGAGTATCTATGTGATTGTGTAGCCTTGTTCACAGTGAAGGTCATGTTTGTCTGTTCTTCCAGATGACCCCTTCACACTTTCTCTTCCTATGTGACTCTAAGGTCTCCAGGTTTTGCGACATCACTGTTTTCACGTAAAGTGGCACTAATCCCTAACAACTAGTGGCTATAGTGTTAGTGGCTGGGAGAAGGAGCCCCTGGCCATGTTtgcccttcattcattcagcaaattgtttttcaatacctattatgtgtcaggcatgcCAGTTCTAGGTCctggggatacagtggtgaacaTACCCAGCGATAATCCATGCTTTAATAATCTTTTCTCCtggtggaagaaagaaagaggcagagtgagacaacagacaaaacaaataagtgaaataaatggcaTATTGAGTGAAGATTAGTGCtgtggggaaaaataaacaaggaaagggAGCTGGGAAATGCTGGAGCcttcagtggtgtgtgtgtgtgtgtgtgtgtgtgtgtgtgtgtgtgtgtgtgttcagtgtcAAATCAAATGGTCAGGGGAGGCGCCATTGAGAAGGCAGCATCTGAGGAGAtgcctggaggaggtgacggATGGGTGATTGGGTAGATATGGAAGAAGAGcattcaggcagagggaaaggcaaGTGAGCAGCTGTGtggagagcaggaaagggacTCCATGCTGTGCCGGGAGAGCTGTAGATGAGGTTAAGGAGGTCCAGCACAGGAGGGCCTTCTACTTCTCCTTTAACATGAAGTGAAATGGggagcaaggagggagggaacagTCTGGTGACAGGAGACCGAATACTTTTCAaccttttaagattttctgtaaGTTTGTTATGTCTTTTAAGCTCAGGTGAGCTGATATTTTTCTAGTGTTAGAAGTCTAGAAATAGGCAAAATCCCCACCAAatcttctctttgcctttggaTTAATGCATATTAAATGGCATGTAATTTGGGGGAGTACCACTCCAGTGAAGAAGCGATGTATTTCTCCAGGAAAAATACTGAGGAGGCAACTTGTACTTAAATACTATGTTCCTAAAGCATTTTCGGTATAAATTCTCTCACATTCTGATCAATGCCAtcttccatgtttattttcaaatagctTAAACCAGCATCTTTCAGAACTTGTGCTCAGACCTATGTTCTGGAATTCTTCTGCCCACAGAACTCCAAAGAAATTCCCGTAGCACCTTTGTACAGTGGCCAAAACTTTCCCTTGAGACTCTTCATGAACTTTTCAACTCATCAGAAACACCTCTAAGAGATCAAAAGTATTTGCTCAAAGGAAGTGCACCATAGGAACGGGCAAAGTTGAACAGTTGAATTCTTTGGCAGTATTTTATCAAAACAAACACAACCTCAGAGACTTTTTCAGAAGTTCAGCTACTCCTGTTGGGCTTTGGAAGTTGTCTGCCATTGTCTGTTTGGGTCATAGGATCATTGAAGCTAAGTTCCCTTCCAGCTTTAAAACTGTCTTGGTCTCTAATTATGATCTTGTGCTCCTCAGTATTTTCCATCAGAGCCTTAAAGACATGAAAGGCATTCTGATCAAATTTGTGGTTATTACAAATCCAAGAGGAATAATTAATTCACTTACTGACCGtttcagaatgaaaataagaaagatgaaCCCTAACAGGGACCTGAGTAAAGGTTTTCATTTGTGTTATCAGGGTGAGGGAAGTCTGCCTTGATAGACAATTTGGTTTTGATGTATTTCATTATATTCTGTCCACAGGAGATGTGTGGTAGCTAGTTACGGGTAGTGTCTGTTAAGAGATGTATCAAAAAATGATTGTGTTCTGGAGGAGGAACAGGATTAGGAGGTAACATGTATAGTCTCTCATACAAAGAACAGTTAAAGAAATAATGCATGCTTAGTTCAGAAAAGAGAAGTTTGGGGAAACTTAAAAGTTGCCCTGGTCCAGATGTCGCCAAACAACCGAAGTCCAACAAGTAAGTAGAAGCTTCAGAGCCTGAACCTAACATTCGGAATTGTCTAACAAAACATTCCACAACTTTAAACATTAGTCACTGTAAATAAGCAAGTAGAGTCTGAATTTTAGTGGGTGTCATTCCACTGGAAGAGCAGCCAAATGATATCACTTACCTACAACACATTGTGTTTGGAGAAATAGCCTTTGAACTCAGGTTTCCCGATTACCAGTCTAGAGTTCTCTTTACTACCCCATGTTGCAGCATCATTCCATTCCTCCTCAAACTTATTTCCAGGATGTGGCATTGCTTCATAAAAACTATGCCATCCATCAAAATCTCCACTCTGATTGTTGGAATCCAACCTCATAGGATGAACACATGCTTCTGTGTTTCAGAGAGGCATAAAAATTAGGATGATAGCAATGTATTCctgtttttaaatcacatttcagTAAATTGGTGATTTTTGTTATTGGTGGTTATAGGTGGAAAATGAAGCGATTTACTATGTGCATGATGATAGTGAGGAGCTTCTTGACAATTTCACCATCTTTGCaaatagctcagagcttggaaaaCAGAGTTTGCCCCAAACCCTTTTTGTAACTGTGGAATCAGTAAATGATGAGGCTCCAATAATAACAGCCAATAACATCCTTCAGGTAAGTGCTCCGTGCTTTTTATCATAGTAATCTCAACACTaccaatttgattttcttttgtattatttataatgttaaataataagaCATAGGACTATGTATGTATAATTAACATATTCCTActggttttaaataaatgttagttgttacCAGGACATTCTGTTTGGTAACAGTTGGGAGATGATGAATCCCAATGAGTTACCGTCAGATTGTATTTCTTGAGTGGGTGTCATTCTCACTGTATTCCCCAAGGCATAGCCTCTTCTAGTTAGGGTGGGCAGGTGAGCATCAACTCCCTAGTGTGAAGTGTGTGAcgttgggcaagttatttagcccttcagtttgtttttatcGAGGTGGTGGGAAATGGAGGCAGACTTGTGAGGAGTAAGCGATAAAATGATGTAAAACTCTCCCACAGTGCCTGACACGTGGATGGGAcccaataaatggtagctatcaTTACTGAAAAACTCCAAGACTGTGCCAGTattagaattaaaacaaaacaaaaacactatacAGTCATGTGACAGTCTTTTGCTGTTTCTGGGAGCTTCCATCACTCTTCACTCtttctgaggatcccctggggtGCTTCTTAGGCACTCACAGATAAACAAACGTGTTTTGGCTGTCGCATGGTGTCCACCActtggctcctcccctgatcTGAAGCCTGTTTATGCTCAAGTATCCCAAAGCTTTCATTCAGGGGATTTTCTTGGTCTTAAATCACTCCTTCTCACTGATCCTTCTTCTAAAGACTTGGGCGTGAATTTGCTGTTCTGGCTTGGAGAATAATTACAGCTATTGtggtagtaagtgctcaaaaaagaATTGTTAGCTATTTACAGTATGTGCCAGGTAACACTCTTAAGAACTTCTAGCTCACTGAGATGTGCTACCATTTCCCTCACTGGACCATTCCTCAttggacagatgaggaaatcgcATGACAGCTGAATGACAGGCTGAGGACAGAGTGACAGCACGGGAGCCCGATGGCTTGTTCTTGTCTTTTGTCATGCTCTCCCCCAATGACTGACACCtagtaaacaaaaaatatttggtgaagggaagagtaaatgaaaatataaactgtCAATTCCCCCAGCACTGGCCCACGTTTCAGAGACCGGGCTTTTGTCTccactctttcttcctttagtATAGCTGCATTTCTGGAAGAATCCTTGGCCCTTCGCACATTAAAGCTCCTGGGGGACTCATGCTTCAGATATGCCCAGGTGTGGGAATCTGAAGTATTCACTTTGAAATTTGGATGAGACAAATCTTCCAACATATGTATGTGTCAATTTCAGCCTTGTTTATACCTCTTGTGAGAGTCAATAGTTAATAATAgatactttaggggtgcctgggtggctcagtctgttaagcgtctgacttcggctcaggtcatgatctcacagttcataggttcaagccccgcatcaggctctgtgttgacagctcggagcctggagcctgcttccgattctgtgtctccctctctctctctgccatccccctccccccccccacctcaaaagtaaataaacattaaacattttaaaaaaaatagatactttaGAAGTCCAGAGGAAGCTGGATAGTCATAAGGGATGCAGGAGAGGTAGACATGAGTAGAGCTCACTAGGGGCTAATCTAAAGAGAACATTTTATGTTGTTAAACATGTAAACATTCTGGggtttaaaaatctgtttttacttGCTCGAAATAGTTGGATCTAGGAATAGACTTGTTAGTGCTCTTATTTTACAGCTTGGCTCATTATTCAGCCTCTACATTTTAAGTGAGAAACTAATGGTGTTTATGCCTTTGTAACTTGTCACTTAATTTTGACTTTACTTCCTGGTCATTGTCCCAACAGCCTGGGAATGGTTCTAGCTGGTCGCATTGGTAGGCCTACCTCTGCTTTCACAGATTCTTGTTGTACTACTATCTACTGAATTCATTCTCAGCAAAGCGATCTGAGAAGTAGGTTGTCGCCAGAGTGAGGGATCGTAGGTGTCAGCGATGATTAAGCGCAGTTATAAAAGCTTACGTTTATCGTGTGCTTACGAAGTATAGTACTGGACATCTTCCAGAAGTGGCATCATTTTCACAACCCTACAAAGCATCTTGTTATGAATGTCCTCATTATAATGGGCACCCTGAGACCCAGAGCGGCACCAAGGGAAGGTGTGGGAAATCTGACTGTCTCACCATCATGCTCTGCCGCTTTGCCCGCCACCCATGACTGACTCAAGCTCTGCCGGTGCATCCATGGGATCAAGGGCTGTGTTTATTAGTAAGAAAAAAGCCCCAAAGCTGTTGTGCCTCTTGCTCCTACCAAAGTGGACTTTACGGAATAGGTCTGCGGCCGCTGGATTGACACACAAGCGTTTGCCCAGGAACCTCGGCAGAGGACTTGGGCATTTTGCTGTGTGGTGCAAAACTGGAGGATGAGGAAGATCCAGGGGAGTGGCCTAAATCTAGACAGACATGGGGGAAGAGCTGGAGTGGGCTGAGGGACAGGAAGACCGAGGAATAAAGTAGTGAACTCTCAGGCTTCCTTGTGGAAAGGAACTGAAGCCCTCTCCTGGGTTTGGCTTGCAGCTTTGAGGTGCCGTCCGTTACAAGATGCACCATCAACTTAACGATACTTTATTGTACTGAAAGATTCCCGTCCATTTAAGGCGTTCAGAACATTAAAATGTGGGAGGAAAAATGTGTACATTAGACTGTGTACATTCTGTCTTCCCTTTAAATTAGCGAGATACAGTCTCTGCCATGAACCTTGAGCTTGCTCAGGCCGTTTGCCCAgacccttcttcccacccccccccccccaccccgtcctcaATATCGGAGAGTTTCtctcaagaaaaaaggaagagtagCTGTGGGCAAGggccatttcctttcttcctttcttcttaccTTCTTCCCTGGATAGCCTGGATCCAGGCCAGGAAGGGGGTGACTTCCCAGTTTTAATGGATGTGGTCATTTGATACTGGCTCTTTCTGAATTTATTCAGTAAGAATCTCATTCCCTGCCTTGAACGTTCTGGATTAAAGTTAGAAGAACAGAGTTCAAGTGTTGTAACTTGCCCAGTTTAGGCAAAATTTCTCTGAGACTCCTCTTCCTTGAC
It contains:
- the LOC123576756 gene encoding chondroitin sulfate proteoglycan 4-like isoform X3; the encoded protein is MGRLGARRLFLLAACLGLCGARGALGASFYGESYVELNIIEVSSELSLQLKFQTSKPRGLLFLAAGKNDYCIIELLSGNLRVRVNLGAGKQVLLSEERLRTDDLVWHLVELYYVKNNVSLVIDKHYETTGHITGEVHNLHFQHGIYIAGHGGLDVPYLNGELPNFRGCMEDVLFNQEEILASLRSYPGFKKVYEVSLGCSDEFFAGEDEAINFFSSRSYVTFPEWKVPGEGLLEFALQTGTQQALLLFQSGREGNFVALEIVNGLLRAHVGWSKSNTQLSSLSLVSDNKWHVIQLKFTGSYLALMVDEQGVRTLLPLQSKPFVSEGPLFVGGLNARKGEEVKKLGFASVPKKSARGVSFKGCLRGLEANAEKRALKDALVSKDIAAGCKTRSSDNENPFITTMENLLQSEVPLSTTVVEAGKPFFQDASSYFLSLSNLEIQEGGRALLEQRHMKVDVESEDLGIHHSQILFKIEEMPLHGFLQLDVSPVQEMEKAFTMSDLRQGKVWYVHDGSEEPRDFFTFSVSSNSKQKMPFYLQGRVPYVFNITVIPVNDPPHLKLPEGNLLLLFENSKKRLTPNIIHVSDPDTDSLSLSFSILGNFNSDAGFLENTNDPGKAINGFTHGDLRDGNIFYVHRGPRNSRMLLRASDGELVSNTVVLRVMAVPWGFEVAIRTGVVVQQGGTVLITQSNLSVEVNGEPHEMETRYAITQPPQFGQIQRQGSSGEWKQVSTFSQHSIDRGQVRYHSTFRELQLGNVTDHFKFKVNIEGKVSEELMFPITVRWLKFTLLKNVPLKVSKINRQVLNSDHLQAVTEGVDVAQKELHFKLLTPPKKGKLLLGNKVLKTNSVFSQQNITDSKISYEPQERPREDTQDTFRFLIVVKHIASKDYTFRINFEADKTRVTVTNRGLFVKEGEGKLITKSELFAQTLDNQTFQYKITQSPQHGKLKLINLSDPLRSHDHITAFTDQDLVGERLMYVHDDSETQCDEFLLVASAIAPGQDGVVRDLDTEHLSTEIKVTISVGLKNDEKPVRVVDRVFHVVRNGQRLLTLADLCYHDPDSDFDDGQLLYTRRGIPNGDLVTASDLSQKLYQFRQHDLQEGRVLFRHRGADSARFVLFVTDGVHYTSFLLEVSASDPYVQIANNTGLLVQRGQGISLTAANLSVTTNQDIRTDHEIEFHMVQPPKHGRVLVNHSVSRSFSLHDVKQGHVFYRHDGRGNSDMFNLTVRVKEVYVHVGIYVRVYSESHQHGTQILLQTLVVEEGKPVKLSRGRLQAVHEDNIPAEAMFIVRIPPMHGYLRKSLPEEGSLGADEKSPLIFTQQDIDDGNIQYVQIAPEQQQDHFLLDVVSGVQAVNGIEILVDIVPKRIPLEVQNFTVQEGGSKALLEDYLKIPSKYFEGVDCEFVLLKPPQHGYVENSNFPRIKLMKFTRKQVENEAIYYVHDDSEELLDNFTIFANSSELGKQSLPQTLFVTVESVNDEAPIITANNILQVWANSVTEITSGDLCAEDEDSSPQDLIYWVSPPSNGHLAFKSFPGQSIQNFTQAQINKGLLVFVHTGAMSGGFNFQVTDGLNFAPRQIFSITARALTISLEVNRGLSIFPGSTKPLSSGDLRAVTNDADSTGNRTVTFTVISSPRLGRLVRVNSDNSTEDVSVFTQTLVSEQLILYQHVDRENTGWTAEDSFTFMTSSPPAALGPEEFRITISYEITEPGRHSRLLANTGAAVKEGDKVLIGQSNLDASNLLLKLPRSQRSSYEIWFQVISLPHHGTLMVGERNITKGKPNFSQYIVNTFGIIYLHDDSESLADNFTFAVWPNQKSKSATKPKADFLEEMFNITISPVNDQAPALKTKGLRLKVLQGNRLVVGPENLRVEDLDSPPEEIRYMIIRNPNNGFLALAHHPDIPVHHFTQADIDNSRVLFIQDGSPSSGVFYFSVTDGQHRPLYKLFHLDVIPISITLVNLTDLLLPQGQTIVPITNTHLSAMTNGRSPQITYKMTWPLQHGHLLIENQVVISFGQEDLHSGRLSYHMTNLTASGDQLHFSLFTPESNLTGQTLTIRVQPLLRVMSNLTIANRVVYQLRRKDLDATELANRTKSDPQFEVTEPPVHGRLVRRVGRGAEMENATLFTQRDIDQGLLMLNPHANLTGIDMVNDSFTFLLRADHVQPAIGYLPFTIVPPDPLLLQTFIPDVSLLVTSNNLVTSDFSQEKLVVSSGPTVQTETLGKLTQARQQQADPWGRHHGQEPTMDSRASLTRIIWPPNTTDASPQAPTQPRESNYPVIVIVPSAVVVFLLTVTAVTLCIRMLGRRAEKAKPLIKPLTNLETTTPSPRPKRSIAVPTVTVTPLLKSSSSPPVSLCRDPLSGQMASPATEPVEKCAPWETWMNLDPDMVKLCRQTNPTLKHNQYWV